From the genome of Perca fluviatilis chromosome 8, GENO_Pfluv_1.0, whole genome shotgun sequence:
TCCTTAGTGGTGAGATTACTTCCTTTTCAGAGACAAAAATGTTTCTTGTGTTCTCAGGAAACAGCGAGACTAGTTGAAATGATGGCAGGTAATGATAAAAACTACAGCAGAACAAATGGCTTTAAAAAGTGACTATTCAGCCCTTTTAAAGCCAAATCTTTCCTGAAATGTTGTTATTATGTCTGTGTAGATCATGGAAACCTTTGCAATGGGCAGGAAGCCACCTACTGCATGAATGGAGGGACATGCTATAATATACCTTCCATGAACACACTCTCCTGTGTGTAAgttgaatggaaaaaaaacttaattttcaATTGTCTTTGATACAAGAATAAGTCTTTAGGAACCTTTAACTTTCATGTTGGAAATATCTGTTGATGTCACATCATGACAGTATTGTTGAAAAATGTCCTCTGTGCTGACAGACTGTCTACATTTTTGTATGTCCTATCTTAAATCAGGTGCAATGAAAATTACAAAGGCAGCCGATGTGAGCATTTCCAGCTCTTTAGCAGCTCCACCAATGCAGAGGAAGCAGGGTTAATTGCAGCCGTGATCATTTTTGTGCTCCTCATTTTAGTGGTGCTGGCATTCGTTATCTACTACATACACAAGTAAGTACATTATGGATTTAGGATTATCAAGCATTCGCAAGGCATCTAAAAAAAGCATTAGGATGTGGAAGTGTTGTATGTGTTATACAGTCTTGTTATTTTTGTACTTTGATTAGAATGTATTATTTTAAAGTTAATAACCATTACTTGTGTCCACGCACAGGATGTTGAAAGCCAAGCAACAGAGCAAACAGAACAATCAGCAACAGTATTGGAGAGTAAAACCCGGAGTTTGATTTTTTGTGTgatgtacatttatttttcttttggcTGTGTTGAGTGGGATGACGAACTAATGAATAATAATTCTCAGAGATAAGTGTCACTTGGCTTGTTGGACTGTTTTGGGTGTGACTATGAAAGACCAATAGACAGGAGGAAAACTTCTACATTAATCTTAAACTGATTATCATCATCTCATGAGATTTCAAGTCCATGCCGTTTGCTACAGAAAGGTGCAATTAAAATACACCCacccttttttttaacactgctATGAAGTTGGTACTGGTGTTACTCGTGTTAAATCGCATTTCAATTGATGTGCTTTGCCTGAAATGTATTTACAAAGCATAGGTGGACtatgtaaaaatatttttttaaatattctaaatattgaTCTTGTATAACCCCTTGTATCAATCAATGTGTTCAACATGCTATTAGTACATATGttgttattgtgtaaatatatgaTCCTTACTAAATGATTTGACTTTGTGATTTCTGGTGGGACACCGCGCGTTTACACACATGTATTTATGAGGGTCCTGATGGACTAGTCATTCTCCAtcctctaaccctaaccatcagCAGTTCAATCCTCACCTCAAACTATAGCCTTCTTAACCTAATCCTAAATTTAATCTTAACCCTAAACCATAATTGCCCCTTGAAGCAGCCAGGACTGGTCAGGATGACCTCACTTTTCAAAAATGTCTTCACTCTGCAGTTTTAAACTAAAATTGGCTCTCACAAAGCTGGACATGCAGGAacccatacacacacgcagcaaACTTAGCGACACACTGTGTGTGGGAGTCTGTATACTTAGCATATCGCAAGCCATTCATCAGTCTCCTTAAATCTAAAAACAGGGGCACCGGAGATCCAAGgagttgtatatatataatgaaaatGGTAGCATCAAAATCTGGTTCAATTCAGCAAGGTTAGGAGAGAATTAAAAACTTGTTGGACTGCATTGCCAATAGTTCATTAGTCTTTCCATTTTGATGGGCAGTCGAACAGTTGCTAACAACCAACTGTGGAAGCAAAAACTAAATTTAGACTGCTGACAGCTTAGTTATTCTCTGAAATGATTGTCAACATCAGTGAACTAGCTTTGCAGCACACTCATCTAGGCATTACAACGTGGAATTCTTCTTGTTCTGTTAAATTCAAAATACAAAGTCAGGATTGTACTCGTGGCTCAAGTCAATTTTAACACTTGAAAGTCGGCTCAGCAGTGAGTACATTGTGAGAATGTCACTCTATTGATTAATAATAGTTTTTCCCAAAGCatgtcaagtcaattttatttatatagcaaaaATATCCCAAATCAAAAATTTTCTTTAAGAGGCTTcacaatctgtacagcatacgTGTCATGTCATGTTGCTCTGAGGAAATATCTGTTCAGGGTGGGCCTTAAAGTGACTTTTGAGGTGTACCATGTTGCTTAAAATGGCAACAACCTATTTCCATTGTGTATGaaatttcttttctctctcaaaTGCATACGTACatatattaaaatgttgctGTGTTAGCTTTGAGAAGGTAGAGACGCACAACCCTCTGTATTAAGCCAACAAACTGATACCAAAGGTCAGTGCCTTCTGTTTGTTAGAAATGTGGTAAATTGCTTCCACCTAGTGGCTTTCCTGCCAAGTGTTGTAATGGAAAGTAAGTAGAGTTTACTTTgctactttaaatacattttggaggATTTATTTCCTAAAACATCCTATGGACTTATGTAATAGTGTTATCAAAATTTCATACAAGGTTTTTCTGAAATATTTTATAGTAAAATATAAACTcacacatttctgtaaacaagAGATTACTCTTACAGCCTTCTGGCTTTGTCAAACACATGTGCAATTTTCAGTGCTGTGCTGTTGAGTCCCACAGACTGCATGTTAGTGATGATGGTGACCACCACCCCCTGTGGGAGGAGGGGGGTCTGTCCTTGGCACTTCTTTATCTCCACACTTGGTAACACCAGGAGGACACTGCTAGCTCCCACAGCGCCTCCTGTGTGTGACACGTAGTGTCTGCGCTTCCTGCACTGGCCATATTTCTGTAGTTCCTCC
Proteins encoded in this window:
- the LOC120563825 gene encoding pro-neuregulin-4, membrane-bound isoform-like; the protein is MMADHGNLCNGQEATYCMNGGTCYNIPSMNTLSCVCNENYKGSRCEHFQLFSSSTNAEEAGLIAAVIIFVLLILVVLAFVIYYIHKMLKAKQQSKQNNQQQYWRVKPGV